One window of Catonella massiliensis genomic DNA carries:
- a CDS encoding MFS transporter, with the protein MSSLLLAVIYLIFISLGLPDSLLGSGWPKMQAVFSVPSSYAGYVSMTISFMTIISALLSPRMIKHFHTKWITIVSIGLTIAGLLGFSMCSRYWMLFIFAVPYGLGAGAIDASVNHYVANNYSGSVMNFLHCFYGVGAVISPYIMALALKYARWNEGYSWTSYIQMFILFVCIISLPLWKTNGKEEEEDHSDSVGIKEALKVPAVIFTLIAFYAYCAGETTCFLWTPSYFAGTKSGLSAETIASFGSLVFGGLMLGRLISGFISNKLGDRRLIRIGIFVELLGIIMVFLPVESYMVAAAGFVVIGTGMGPVYPAIQHMAPANFGKKYSAAVIGLQMAAAYVGSTFMPMIFGLLQQKIGIAIMPTYLLIFAIINFGMLELTYSKIKVKPA; encoded by the coding sequence ATGTCTTCACTACTTTTAGCAGTCATCTATCTCATTTTCATAAGCCTGGGGCTGCCTGACTCTCTCCTTGGTTCAGGCTGGCCTAAGATGCAGGCTGTGTTTTCGGTGCCATCATCTTATGCGGGTTATGTGTCGATGACTATATCATTTATGACAATCATCTCAGCACTTCTAAGTCCTCGTATGATAAAGCACTTCCATACAAAATGGATTACGATAGTGTCAATAGGGCTTACTATAGCCGGGCTTTTAGGATTTTCAATGTGTAGCCGGTACTGGATGCTGTTTATATTTGCTGTTCCTTATGGACTTGGAGCAGGAGCTATAGATGCTTCGGTAAACCACTATGTGGCAAATAATTATTCAGGCTCGGTTATGAACTTTCTGCACTGCTTTTACGGTGTAGGAGCGGTGATAAGCCCGTATATTATGGCACTCGCACTTAAATACGCAAGATGGAATGAGGGCTACAGTTGGACATCCTATATCCAGATGTTTATTCTTTTCGTGTGCATTATTTCCCTTCCTTTGTGGAAAACTAATGGAAAAGAAGAGGAAGAAGACCACAGTGACAGTGTTGGAATTAAAGAAGCGCTTAAGGTGCCTGCGGTTATTTTCACTTTGATTGCTTTCTACGCTTACTGCGCGGGAGAGACCACCTGTTTCCTTTGGACTCCGAGCTATTTTGCAGGTACAAAGAGTGGGCTTAGTGCTGAAACCATCGCTTCGTTTGGCTCGCTTGTCTTTGGCGGACTTATGCTTGGAAGGCTGATTTCAGGATTTATTTCAAATAAACTGGGAGACAGAAGGCTTATACGCATAGGCATTTTCGTGGAATTATTAGGAATAATAATGGTATTTTTACCTGTGGAAAGTTATATGGTGGCAGCAGCAGGCTTTGTTGTCATTGGAACCGGTATGGGGCCTGTCTATCCTGCCATCCAGCACATGGCACCTGCCAATTTTGGGAAGAAATACAGTGCAGCTGTTATAGGGCTTCAGATGGCAGCAGCCTATGTCGGAAGTACCTTTATGCCTATGATATTCGGACTTCTTCAGCAGAAAATCGGCATAGCCATTATGCCTACATATCTCTTGATTTTTGCCATTATCAACTTCGGAATGCTTGAGTTAACCTATAGTAAAATAAAGGTAAAACCAGCCTAA
- a CDS encoding TfoX/Sxy family protein, with amino-acid sequence MNEFNEYVRNSFSESGDIVIKAMMGGYLVYFNGKLIGDICNNELFLKRTLTSDRLLADSELRYPYEGSKTLMHVFDNFDDKALILELLDGMYAELPEKKPKKAK; translated from the coding sequence GTGAATGAATTTAATGAATATGTTCGTAATAGTTTTTCTGAATCTGGCGATATTGTCATAAAAGCTATGATGGGCGGATACCTTGTATATTTTAATGGTAAGCTGATAGGTGACATTTGCAATAATGAACTGTTTTTAAAGAGAACGCTGACATCGGACAGACTGCTTGCAGATTCCGAGCTGCGTTATCCGTATGAAGGTTCAAAGACCTTGATGCATGTATTTGATAATTTTGATGATAAGGCTCTAATTCTGGAACTTCTGGATGGTATGTATGCTGAACTTCCGGAAAAGAAACCCAAGAAAGCTAAATGA
- a CDS encoding response regulator: MIRLQVVEDEAPIRNGIIRHVPFAELGVDEVRSASSAEEALEIMSEYKPDIIISDIRMPGMGGIELCKTYKNKAKDCQIIFISGFSDKEYLTTAISLGAVNYIEKPIDIEELKKSIKKAVDAVVKINRQHKNLLHSVLTLPEEAIKDSLHQNGEAEGIFTPILFTAKEGIVSLSSVAKGLTELLSEGTAKEYTSLTDSLGGNIYLILLKSNESLDDINAKMIGEKLLSVRKNDEQWFVALGSEMKGFACPEPEELKKEIARLKKQLNSLSYLGWNKISTKKDEAVDKYVSLSDVELADFQKMINAGETESMLKQVNYWCNKLIQDRAAMNLSVKNSFYTLHNMIEKHYGSKTEDTIYEGSYVFIEEAKSVEEICDYICSYIKEIKTVKQNVSSNYIIKEVCNYINSHISKTDLSIVELSEVACLAPTYLSALFRKKTGNTISSYIQEMRLNKACELLKNPAYKQYEVAEMVGYDDAKYFAKAFKKKMGLTPSEYRDNMP; the protein is encoded by the coding sequence ATGATTAGACTACAGGTTGTTGAAGACGAAGCTCCGATAAGGAACGGAATCATAAGACATGTTCCCTTTGCGGAGCTTGGTGTAGATGAAGTAAGAAGTGCCTCCAGTGCTGAAGAAGCACTGGAGATTATGAGCGAATATAAGCCTGATATCATTATTTCAGACATAAGAATGCCTGGGATGGGAGGTATTGAGCTTTGCAAGACTTATAAAAATAAGGCAAAGGACTGCCAAATCATTTTTATAAGCGGATTTTCGGATAAGGAATATCTGACTACCGCAATCTCTTTGGGTGCAGTTAACTATATTGAAAAGCCTATTGACATTGAAGAGTTAAAAAAGTCGATTAAAAAGGCTGTAGATGCTGTAGTTAAGATAAACAGACAGCATAAGAACCTTTTACATAGTGTGCTTACACTTCCGGAAGAAGCCATAAAGGATTCTTTGCATCAAAACGGGGAGGCGGAAGGCATTTTTACTCCAATTTTATTTACAGCTAAGGAAGGTATTGTAAGCCTTAGCTCAGTAGCTAAAGGCCTTACAGAGCTGTTATCAGAAGGAACAGCTAAGGAGTACACTTCCCTCACGGACTCTCTTGGAGGCAATATTTACCTCATTCTTCTTAAGAGCAATGAGAGTTTAGATGATATTAACGCCAAGATGATTGGTGAAAAGTTACTCTCGGTCAGAAAAAATGATGAGCAATGGTTTGTTGCTCTTGGCAGTGAGATGAAAGGCTTTGCCTGCCCTGAACCTGAAGAATTAAAAAAAGAAATTGCGAGATTAAAGAAGCAGCTTAATTCACTTTCATATCTTGGCTGGAATAAAATATCCACAAAGAAAGATGAGGCTGTTGATAAATATGTGAGTTTATCAGATGTGGAGCTTGCAGACTTTCAAAAGATGATAAATGCTGGTGAGACTGAGAGTATGCTAAAGCAGGTAAACTACTGGTGTAACAAGCTGATACAGGACAGGGCCGCCATGAATCTGTCGGTAAAGAATAGCTTTTATACCCTGCATAATATGATTGAAAAGCATTATGGAAGCAAAACGGAAGATACTATTTATGAAGGCAGTTATGTATTTATAGAAGAAGCAAAGTCGGTAGAGGAAATCTGTGATTATATATGCAGTTACATTAAGGAAATTAAGACAGTAAAGCAAAATGTCTCAAGTAATTATATTATTAAAGAAGTTTGCAACTATATAAACAGCCACATATCAAAAACTGACTTATCAATAGTTGAGCTTTCTGAGGTTGCCTGCCTTGCGCCTACCTATCTGAGCGCACTCTTTCGCAAAAAGACAGGTAACACAATAAGCTCTTATATCCAGGAAATGAGACTAAATAAGGCATGTGAGTTGTTAAAGAATCCTGCTTATAAGCAGTATGAGGTTGCTGAAATGGTAGGCTATGATGATGCCAAGTATTTTGCCAAAGCATTTAAGAAGAAGATGGGACTAACACCATCAGAATATAGGGATAATATGCCATGA
- a CDS encoding anaerobic sulfatase maturase — translation MPAISVLIKPASGLCNMHCDYCFYKDEMENRTDASFGFMTEETLKNVIRKTLLRAEGVASYAFQGGEPSLRGLDFFKKAVEFQKQYNKNNVRVNNAFQTNGTLIDEAWCAFFKENNFLVGLSIDGNRCTHDKYRHLNGKSAYDKAYETAKLFDKFGVEYNILTVVTADVAKNIEEIYRDYAEKGFKYQQYIPCLEAFTEDKKEGEFALTPEVYGEFLIKLFDLWFEDWKKGRQPYIRSFENYVGILMGYMPEACEQRGVCGIQNTVEADGSVYPCDFYALDEYKLGNFNTDNLDVINENRLKSKFIERSIPLPESCKVCPYIQVCRGGCMRNRVKNEFTGDYENRFCLSYKMFFDKCLDRMWEIV, via the coding sequence ATGCCCGCTATCAGTGTACTTATAAAACCCGCTTCGGGGCTTTGCAATATGCATTGTGACTACTGCTTTTACAAGGATGAGATGGAGAACCGCACCGATGCCTCCTTTGGCTTTATGACTGAGGAAACACTTAAAAATGTGATAAGGAAGACATTACTTAGAGCTGAAGGGGTGGCAAGCTATGCATTTCAAGGTGGTGAGCCCTCTCTTCGTGGGCTTGATTTTTTTAAGAAGGCAGTAGAGTTTCAAAAACAGTACAATAAAAACAATGTGAGGGTGAACAATGCATTTCAGACAAATGGCACCCTCATTGATGAGGCTTGGTGTGCTTTCTTTAAGGAAAACAATTTTCTTGTCGGACTTTCCATTGACGGAAATAGATGTACCCACGACAAATACAGGCATTTGAATGGGAAATCAGCCTATGATAAGGCTTATGAAACTGCCAAACTATTTGATAAATTTGGAGTGGAATACAACATATTAACTGTTGTTACTGCAGATGTGGCAAAGAACATTGAAGAAATATACAGGGATTATGCCGAAAAAGGCTTTAAGTACCAGCAGTATATTCCCTGCCTTGAGGCATTTACAGAGGACAAAAAAGAAGGAGAATTCGCACTTACCCCTGAAGTTTACGGCGAATTTCTCATAAAACTCTTTGATCTTTGGTTTGAGGACTGGAAAAAGGGAAGACAGCCCTACATAAGAAGCTTTGAAAACTATGTAGGGATATTGATGGGCTACATGCCTGAGGCCTGCGAACAGCGTGGAGTCTGCGGCATTCAAAATACGGTTGAGGCTGATGGAAGTGTTTATCCGTGCGACTTCTATGCCCTTGATGAGTACAAATTGGGCAATTTTAATACGGATAACCTCGATGTAATAAATGAAAACAGGCTTAAGAGTAAATTCATAGAACGCTCCATCCCTCTTCCTGAGTCCTGTAAAGTCTGTCCATACATCCAAGTTTGCAGAGGAGGATGTATGAGAAACAGGGTGAAGAACGAATTTACAGGGGATTATGAAAACAGGTTTTGCTTAAGCTATAAGATGTTTTTTGATAAATGTCTTGATAGGATGTGGGAGATAGTGTAG
- a CDS encoding beta-glucosidase, whose product MQKRTRKYSGVRSAEVTSREIKHREIARYAATQGFVLLKNDGLLPLTSDARVFLAGTGAVHAIKGGTGSGDVNEREVVSILTGFKNAGLTVVNEEAILSSTTDYEDAQAEYVEKIFNNMSNISSQDFFELFMREKRRDFKRVPIDEEAVKASDAAFYVVSRVAGEGKDRVLEKGDYYLSDIEKEELNKLGKYTDNIVVLINAGGPVDLSDILSNKSVKAIMNISQPGMELGNAVADVVIGKETPCGKLSATWALLYGDYPNASTFSHNNGDVENERYTEGIYVGYRYFDSFNVKPAFPFGFGLSYTDFEISDVKISASSGEITVESKVTNIGNKYSGREVVQVYAACPQTGIKKEFKRLVGFKKTRELKPGESEALKVTISSKALASFDEEKSHWMLENGEYGIFVGNSSDKAEIAGMVSVKEDYVIEKVEHILPLQEKLEEIVRPDSVISELTKKWKEEAENKGIKAITFVPVTEERAKKGRSDLDLISKDLAAKLSDEELTALLMGEISKGQDNIKDNELIETGICVPGAAGETTCALEEKYGIPGISMADGPAGLRVLRSYDVDRKTGKIYGVGLIGSLEGGLFRRDYKNEDVDKYYMYATAIPIGTHLAQTFDLELVRNLGKLVADEMTEFGIAWWLAPGLNIHRNPLCGRNFEYYSEDPLLSGEMAAAITLGVQSIPGVGTTIKHFACNNQEDNRMSSNSIVSERALREIYLRGFEIAIKTAQPMCIMTSYNLINSIHTANSYDLCTIVARNEWGFEGIIMTDWTTTTAGGSKSSACAIAGNDLIMPANQIDIDNIMAALKDGSLPRSIARACAARLIKVIFQTIGMEDIEAYNKQFGF is encoded by the coding sequence ATGCAAAAAAGAACAAGAAAGTACAGTGGTGTAAGGAGTGCAGAAGTAACAAGCCGTGAAATAAAGCATAGAGAAATAGCCAGATATGCTGCTACACAAGGGTTTGTGCTTCTAAAAAATGATGGGTTACTGCCACTAACAAGTGATGCAAGGGTATTTTTAGCCGGTACGGGAGCGGTTCACGCCATAAAGGGTGGAACAGGCTCAGGTGACGTTAATGAAAGAGAAGTAGTAAGTATTCTGACAGGATTTAAGAATGCGGGACTCACAGTTGTAAATGAAGAGGCTATCCTCTCTTCTACCACGGATTATGAGGATGCACAGGCTGAATATGTAGAAAAAATATTTAACAATATGTCAAATATATCAAGCCAGGATTTCTTTGAACTTTTTATGCGTGAGAAAAGACGTGATTTTAAGAGGGTTCCTATAGATGAAGAAGCAGTAAAGGCTTCTGATGCCGCCTTCTATGTAGTTAGCAGGGTTGCGGGTGAAGGAAAGGACAGAGTCTTAGAGAAAGGCGATTATTACCTAAGCGACATAGAAAAAGAAGAGCTTAACAAACTGGGAAAATACACTGATAACATAGTGGTTCTAATCAATGCAGGAGGCCCTGTTGACCTAAGTGATATATTAAGCAACAAGAGCGTAAAGGCTATAATGAATATATCACAGCCGGGTATGGAGCTAGGCAATGCTGTGGCTGATGTAGTAATAGGCAAGGAAACTCCTTGTGGAAAGCTGTCTGCTACCTGGGCTCTTCTTTATGGGGATTATCCAAATGCATCGACATTTAGCCATAATAATGGAGATGTTGAAAATGAGAGATATACTGAAGGCATCTATGTTGGCTACAGATATTTTGACAGCTTTAACGTAAAACCTGCATTTCCTTTTGGTTTCGGTCTTTCTTATACAGACTTTGAGATTTCTGATGTGAAGATATCAGCAAGCAGCGGAGAAATCACAGTAGAGTCTAAAGTCACCAATATCGGTAACAAATATAGTGGACGTGAGGTGGTACAGGTCTACGCTGCCTGCCCTCAGACAGGTATTAAAAAAGAATTTAAGAGGCTTGTCGGATTTAAGAAAACGAGAGAGCTTAAGCCCGGTGAAAGCGAAGCCTTAAAGGTGACTATATCCTCTAAAGCGCTTGCTTCCTTTGATGAAGAGAAGAGCCACTGGATGCTTGAAAATGGGGAATACGGTATATTTGTGGGCAATTCTTCTGACAAAGCAGAAATAGCGGGAATGGTATCAGTTAAAGAAGATTATGTAATAGAAAAGGTTGAGCATATTCTTCCGCTTCAGGAGAAACTTGAAGAAATAGTAAGGCCTGATAGTGTGATAAGTGAGCTTACAAAGAAATGGAAGGAAGAAGCAGAAAATAAGGGGATTAAAGCCATCACCTTTGTTCCCGTTACAGAAGAAAGAGCAAAGAAGGGGCGTAGTGACCTTGACCTTATTTCTAAGGATTTGGCAGCAAAGCTCTCAGATGAGGAGCTTACAGCTCTTTTAATGGGAGAAATAAGCAAGGGACAGGACAACATAAAGGATAATGAGCTGATTGAAACAGGTATCTGTGTTCCTGGAGCAGCAGGGGAGACAACCTGTGCGCTTGAAGAAAAGTATGGTATTCCAGGAATATCGATGGCAGATGGTCCTGCCGGCTTAAGAGTGCTTAGAAGCTACGATGTGGACAGAAAGACCGGGAAAATATATGGAGTGGGGCTTATAGGAAGCCTTGAAGGCGGCCTTTTTAGGAGGGACTATAAGAATGAGGATGTAGACAAGTACTATATGTACGCGACTGCTATTCCTATAGGCACTCATCTTGCACAGACCTTTGACCTTGAATTGGTTAGAAATCTCGGCAAGCTTGTAGCGGATGAAATGACTGAGTTTGGTATTGCCTGGTGGCTGGCTCCGGGACTTAATATTCACAGAAATCCTCTTTGTGGAAGAAACTTTGAGTATTATTCAGAAGATCCGCTGCTTTCAGGGGAGATGGCAGCTGCCATTACACTTGGAGTACAGTCCATTCCGGGTGTGGGTACTACTATCAAGCATTTTGCCTGCAACAATCAAGAAGACAATAGAATGAGCTCGAACAGCATAGTATCTGAAAGAGCTTTAAGAGAGATATATCTCCGAGGGTTTGAAATAGCCATTAAAACAGCCCAGCCAATGTGCATTATGACCTCCTATAACCTCATCAACAGCATACATACAGCAAACAGCTATGACCTTTGTACGATAGTAGCAAGAAATGAGTGGGGATTTGAAGGAATAATAATGACAGACTGGACTACGACAACTGCGGGCGGAAGCAAGTCATCTGCTTGCGCTATAGCAGGAAATGATCTTATAATGCCTGCAAATCAGATAGACATTGACAACATAATGGCTGCACTTAAGGACGGTTCTCTTCCAAGAAGCATAGCAAGAGCCTGTGCAGCAAGACTTATAAAGGTTATCTTCCAGACTATAGGAATGGAGGATATAGAGGCTTATAATAAACAGTTTGGATTTTAG
- a CDS encoding PDDEXK nuclease domain-containing protein, with product MTNELLKYVKTGSVFEDACNIIETAQKVAYSAVDLTLVHRNWLLGKRIVEEELEGKRTERYGKEIIISLSEELTKEYGKGFDKSSLYKFARFYQMYPKIVDSVSPQSGLLSWTHYRVLLQVEDPEARKWYEKEAFGQVWSVRTLQRNISSQYYYRILKTQDKSAVETEMKELTSEYQTKLEFIKNPVIAEFLGMKEDTSYLESDLEQCIIDNLQKFLMELGKGYAFVARQQHIHTEKEDYYIDLVFYNYILKCFVLIDLKTNKITHQDIGQMDMYIRMYDDLKRGEGDNPTLGIVLCADTDEDIAKYSILNGNEQLFASKYKLYLPTEEELRAEIETQKEMFNLQVENKKNE from the coding sequence ATGACAAACGAATTATTGAAATATGTAAAAACAGGCAGTGTTTTTGAAGATGCTTGTAATATTATTGAAACTGCTCAGAAAGTTGCATACTCTGCGGTTGATTTAACGCTTGTTCACAGAAATTGGCTTCTGGGTAAGAGAATTGTTGAAGAAGAACTGGAAGGAAAGCGCACGGAGCGATATGGAAAAGAGATAATTATATCACTTTCAGAAGAATTGACTAAGGAATATGGAAAAGGATTTGATAAGAGTTCACTGTATAAATTTGCACGATTCTATCAGATGTACCCGAAGATTGTGGACTCAGTGAGTCCACAATCTGGATTGTTATCATGGACACACTATAGAGTATTGCTGCAAGTAGAAGATCCTGAAGCAAGGAAATGGTATGAGAAAGAAGCATTTGGACAGGTTTGGAGTGTACGTACATTACAAAGGAATATATCTTCGCAATACTACTATAGAATTCTTAAAACACAGGATAAATCAGCAGTAGAAACTGAAATGAAGGAATTGACTTCCGAATATCAGACAAAGCTTGAATTCATTAAGAACCCTGTTATTGCTGAATTTCTGGGTATGAAAGAGGATACGTCTTATCTGGAGTCTGACCTGGAGCAATGTATTATAGATAATCTTCAAAAGTTTCTGATGGAGCTTGGAAAAGGCTATGCTTTTGTAGCAAGACAGCAGCACATTCATACAGAGAAGGAAGATTATTATATTGATCTTGTTTTCTACAATTATATTTTGAAATGCTTTGTACTTATTGATTTGAAGACAAATAAAATAACGCATCAGGATATAGGACAGATGGATATGTATATTCGAATGTATGATGATCTCAAACGTGGGGAAGGAGATAATCCCACTCTTGGAATTGTGCTATGTGCGGATACAGATGAAGATATAGCCAAGTATTCAATTCTTAATGGAAATGAGCAGCTATTTGCATCGAAATATAAGTTATATCTTCCAACGGAAGAAGAATTACGCGCTGAGATTGAAACACAGAAGGAAATGTTTAATCTTCAGGTAGAAAATAAGAAAAACGAATAA
- a CDS encoding type II toxin-antitoxin system RelB/DinJ family antitoxin: MASTIQIRVEDELKSKSDALFKDLGTDTTTAIRMFLTQAIAANGFPFEIKRQLESKPYAPMTEKEIIEKLKKSREKEMFRDADDVISDMRSKYGL, translated from the coding sequence ATGGCGAGTACAATTCAGATAAGAGTAGAAGATGAGTTAAAGAGTAAATCAGATGCTTTATTTAAGGACTTGGGTACAGATACAACAACTGCAATCAGAATGTTTTTAACACAGGCTATTGCAGCAAACGGCTTCCCCTTTGAAATAAAAAGACAGCTAGAATCAAAACCATATGCTCCGATGACCGAGAAAGAGATAATTGAAAAACTGAAAAAGTCCAGAGAAAAGGAGATGTTCAGGGATGCAGACGATGTAATCTCAGACATGAGGTCAAAGTATGGATTATAA
- a CDS encoding type II toxin-antitoxin system RelE/ParE family toxin, producing the protein MDYKIVLMSGAEEDLDSFITYLLFEKKSDQAARNLLNDFEATKTSLSNVAGSLKLCDNPKLRKLGYRRINFLSHRYFMLYRIENDTVYVDNIFHELQDYENIMN; encoded by the coding sequence ATGGATTATAAGATTGTTTTGATGAGTGGTGCGGAGGAAGATCTTGATAGCTTCATCACATATCTTTTGTTTGAAAAGAAAAGTGATCAGGCTGCAAGAAATTTATTAAATGATTTTGAGGCAACAAAAACAAGTCTGTCAAATGTTGCTGGGAGTCTGAAACTTTGTGATAATCCCAAACTTAGAAAACTAGGATATCGAAGAATCAATTTTCTATCTCATCGATATTTTATGTTATATCGTATTGAAAACGATACAGTATATGTGGATAATATTTTTCATGAGTTGCAAGACTACGAAAATATAATGAATTAA
- a CDS encoding sulfatase-like hydrolase/transferase has protein sequence MEKPNIIFMFSDQQRADTMGCYGQELDISPNLDRLADEGVLFRDAFTAQPVCGPCRAIFQSGKYPTEIGCYRNGQSLPRDIKTLANYMEEAGYENAYVGKWHLASDRASYSVPANPDYETHAIPKERRGGYNGFWRVSDVLEATSHGYDGYVFDENMNRIDFKGYRVDRINDFALEFLDKYDGKKPFFLTVSHIEPHHQNDRADYEGPDGSKERFKDCKLPKDLEVLGGDAKQMYPDYLGCCKSLDDNFGKLVDKLKEKGLYDNTIIIYSSDHGSHFKTRNRETYLKGSDDYKRTCHSSALKVPLIIAGGAFKGGKVVREVVSTCSLPKTILAMAGVDVGDNMIGENLETLIDKPIDEDKFVYAQISESRLGRCIRSKDYLYSAFAPESNGWDEDRSDVYEEEFFYDLRKDPYELNNLVNDKSTLEIRKKLAKKLIEKIEAAGEGKVEIIIKE, from the coding sequence ATGGAAAAGCCAAATATAATATTCATGTTTTCAGACCAGCAGAGAGCTGATACTATGGGCTGTTATGGACAGGAGCTTGATATAAGCCCTAACCTTGACAGGCTTGCGGATGAGGGAGTACTTTTTAGAGATGCATTTACGGCACAGCCGGTATGCGGGCCTTGCAGAGCAATATTTCAAAGTGGCAAATATCCTACGGAAATAGGCTGCTACAGAAACGGACAGTCCCTCCCAAGAGACATCAAAACTCTCGCTAACTATATGGAAGAGGCAGGATATGAAAATGCTTATGTAGGAAAATGGCACCTGGCAAGTGATAGGGCAAGCTACAGCGTGCCTGCAAATCCTGACTATGAGACACATGCGATACCTAAGGAGAGAAGAGGCGGATATAACGGCTTCTGGAGGGTGTCTGATGTGCTTGAAGCGACCTCCCATGGCTATGACGGCTATGTATTTGATGAAAATATGAATAGGATTGACTTTAAGGGCTATCGAGTTGACAGGATTAATGATTTTGCACTTGAATTTCTTGATAAATATGATGGTAAAAAGCCGTTTTTCCTTACTGTTTCACACATTGAGCCACATCATCAAAATGACAGGGCTGACTATGAGGGGCCAGACGGCTCTAAGGAGAGGTTTAAGGATTGTAAGCTGCCTAAGGACTTAGAGGTGCTTGGCGGTGATGCAAAGCAGATGTATCCTGATTATTTGGGTTGCTGCAAGAGCTTAGACGATAATTTTGGAAAATTAGTTGATAAGCTAAAAGAAAAAGGCTTATATGACAACACGATAATAATATATTCCTCAGACCACGGCTCTCATTTTAAGACAAGAAACAGAGAGACTTACTTAAAGGGCTCTGATGACTACAAGAGAACCTGCCACAGCTCTGCACTTAAGGTACCTCTAATAATCGCAGGCGGCGCATTTAAGGGGGGGAAGGTAGTCCGGGAGGTTGTTTCTACCTGCTCTCTACCAAAGACAATCCTGGCTATGGCTGGAGTTGATGTGGGAGATAATATGATAGGTGAAAACCTTGAAACCCTTATAGATAAGCCAATAGACGAGGACAAGTTCGTATATGCACAGATTAGTGAAAGCAGACTTGGAAGATGTATAAGAAGCAAAGACTATCTTTACAGCGCATTTGCACCTGAAAGTAACGGCTGGGATGAGGATAGGAGCGATGTCTACGAGGAAGAGTTCTTCTACGATTTACGTAAGGACCCTTATGAATTAAACAACCTCGTAAATGACAAATCTACTCTGGAGATAAGAAAGAAGCTTGCGAAAAAGCTGATAGAGAAGATAGAGGCAGCAGGCGAGGGAAAGGTAGAGATAATAATTAAAGAATAA
- a CDS encoding low molecular weight protein-tyrosine-phosphatase, translating into MTKILFICHGNICRSTMAHFVFQDMINKAGLADEFLIDSKATSTEALGESTHYGTVKKLREVGVPVLPHTSTQITKKDYRDFDYIIAMDTNNLRNLDRILSGDPKKKIRKLLSFAGKDGDIADPWYTGDFDATYRDVLEGCEGLLKELTTKH; encoded by the coding sequence ATGACAAAAATACTTTTTATCTGCCATGGCAACATCTGCCGCAGCACCATGGCGCACTTTGTATTCCAAGATATGATTAACAAAGCAGGCCTTGCAGACGAGTTCCTCATTGATTCCAAGGCCACCAGTACGGAGGCACTTGGAGAATCCACTCACTATGGGACAGTGAAAAAGCTTAGAGAAGTGGGGGTGCCTGTTCTGCCACATACCTCTACCCAGATAACCAAGAAAGATTACAGGGATTTTGACTACATTATCGCTATGGATACAAACAACCTTAGAAATCTGGATAGAATTCTAAGTGGTGATCCGAAAAAGAAGATAAGAAAGCTTCTCTCTTTTGCAGGAAAAGATGGTGATATAGCAGATCCTTGGTATACCGGAGACTTTGACGCTACGTATAGAGACGTACTTGAAGGCTGTGAAGGACTATTAAAAGAATTAACAACAAAGCATTAG